One window from the genome of Candidatus Chlamydia corallus encodes:
- a CDS encoding PP2C family protein-serine/threonine phosphatase, whose amino-acid sequence MDFDYFGLSDIGRVRARNEDFWQVNLISQVVAVADGVGGRLGGDIASQEAVTSLMELIDEQQSKLMGCEDDQYKETLKKILIEVNGLVYAHGQMEEHLQGMGTTLSFIQFRKDRAWLFHVGDSRIYRIREGELRCLTEDHSLENQLKNRYRLPKQSDRVYSYRHILTNVLGSRPYVMPDIRNLPCEKEDLFCLCSDGLTNMVPDIDIRDILNQPATLEERGNALISLANNRGGDDNATVVLVRIQ is encoded by the coding sequence GTGGATTTTGATTATTTTGGTCTGAGTGATATTGGTAGGGTCCGTGCTAGAAATGAAGATTTTTGGCAGGTGAATCTTATATCTCAGGTAGTGGCTGTTGCTGATGGTGTAGGAGGTCGTCTTGGTGGAGATATTGCCTCTCAAGAGGCAGTTACTAGCCTTATGGAGCTTATCGATGAGCAACAGTCAAAATTGATGGGGTGTGAGGATGACCAGTATAAGGAGACTTTAAAAAAGATTCTTATAGAGGTGAATGGATTGGTCTACGCACATGGTCAGATGGAAGAGCATCTACAGGGGATGGGAACAACTCTCAGCTTCATCCAATTCCGCAAGGATAGGGCATGGCTATTTCATGTGGGAGATAGTAGGATTTATCGTATTCGTGAGGGAGAACTGCGCTGTCTTACCGAAGACCATTCTTTAGAAAATCAATTAAAAAATCGTTATAGGCTTCCTAAACAATCAGATAGGGTGTATTCTTATCGTCATATTCTGACTAATGTTTTAGGAAGTCGTCCCTACGTCATGCCAGATATTCGGAATCTTCCTTGTGAAAAGGAAGATTTGTTTTGCCTGTGCTCAGATGGATTGACGAACATGGTGCCAGATATCGATATTCGGGATATCCTTAACCAACCCGCCACTCTAGAAGAACGGGGGAATGCTTTAATTTCTCTAGCAAACAATCGTGGAGGTGATGACAACGCTACTGTTGTACTAGTCCGAATACAATAG